In one window of Deltaproteobacteria bacterium DNA:
- a CDS encoding radical SAM protein — MLLVHPPVAKPCEPPPGIAQLAGALKANGVSCEVLDASLEGLLYLMKKARPEGDRWTGRALAHREDHLTGLRSWPIYGRPDAYRRAVADLNRLVHVAGRPSDAGVSLGNFLHADRSPVRSSDLTWAATHPEANPFHGYFAPRLKELLENRPVTWVGVSVNFLSQALCAWAMMGSLRREFPGIRIVVGGGLITSWMRGALEDRGWGDLVDAWVAGPGEEPLLELLGVRSSPGRSTPDYSLFREKGYLAPGFILPYSASSGCYWNRCAFCPEKSEGNPYRPVSPEKALEELDDLCAENRPVLVHLLDNALSPALLKRLAVRGLPRLWYGFSRLTPPLDDLDFCLALRRGGCVMLKLGLESGDQGVLDALDKGIRLDAASRILANLKTAGIATYVYLLFGTPAEGPVEAQRTLDFIAAHHAAITFLNVAVFNLPLQSLQARTLETTPFYEGDLSLYRGFRHPTGWHRGKVRRFLDKTFRQHPEVAAILRRDPPVFTSNHAPLFSLAREQAD, encoded by the coding sequence CGGCATTGCCCAGCTTGCGGGTGCGCTCAAGGCCAATGGCGTCTCCTGCGAGGTACTGGATGCCAGCCTTGAGGGACTTCTTTATTTGATGAAGAAGGCACGGCCGGAAGGAGACCGCTGGACAGGCCGGGCTTTGGCTCACCGGGAAGATCATTTGACCGGGCTCCGCAGCTGGCCCATCTATGGCCGGCCCGATGCCTACCGGCGGGCCGTGGCTGACCTGAACCGGCTGGTTCACGTGGCCGGCCGTCCTTCCGACGCTGGCGTCAGCCTGGGGAATTTTCTTCATGCTGACCGTTCCCCTGTGCGCAGCTCTGATCTGACATGGGCCGCAACTCACCCGGAAGCCAACCCTTTTCACGGGTATTTCGCCCCCAGATTGAAAGAGCTCTTAGAGAACAGGCCGGTCACCTGGGTGGGAGTTTCCGTCAACTTCCTTTCCCAGGCCCTGTGCGCCTGGGCCATGATGGGGTCTTTGCGGCGGGAATTTCCGGGAATCCGGATAGTGGTGGGCGGCGGCCTGATCACCTCCTGGATGCGGGGGGCCCTGGAGGACAGGGGCTGGGGCGATCTGGTGGACGCCTGGGTTGCAGGGCCGGGAGAGGAGCCCCTGCTGGAGCTTTTAGGAGTTCGGTCCAGCCCGGGAAGGTCCACTCCTGATTACAGCCTCTTTCGGGAAAAAGGCTATCTGGCGCCCGGTTTTATCCTCCCCTACAGCGCCTCCAGCGGCTGTTACTGGAACCGGTGCGCCTTTTGCCCCGAGAAGAGCGAAGGAAACCCTTATCGTCCGGTTTCGCCTGAAAAGGCCCTGGAGGAATTGGACGACCTGTGCGCTGAGAACAGGCCGGTTCTGGTTCACCTGCTGGACAACGCCCTGAGCCCCGCGCTCTTGAAGCGGCTGGCTGTCCGGGGTCTGCCGCGACTCTGGTACGGGTTCTCGCGTCTGACGCCGCCGCTGGATGATCTCGATTTTTGCCTGGCACTTCGCAGGGGAGGGTGCGTCATGCTCAAACTGGGGCTCGAATCGGGGGATCAGGGGGTCCTGGATGCCCTGGATAAGGGGATCCGGCTCGATGCGGCGAGCCGGATTCTGGCAAACCTCAAGACAGCCGGGATTGCCACGTATGTGTATCTCCTTTTCGGCACGCCGGCTGAGGGGCCTGTGGAGGCGCAACGCACACTCGATTTTATTGCCGCGCATCACGCTGCGATCACCTTCCTGAATGTTGCCGTCTTCAACCTGCCTCTCCAGAGCCTGCAGGCCAGGACGCTGGAGACCACGCCCTTTTATGAGGGGGACCTGTCGTTGTACCGAGGATTCCGTCATCCGACGGGCTGGCATCGCGGCAAGGTGCGGCGTTTTCTGGATAAAACCTTCCGTCAGCATCCGGAGGTGGCGGCCATACTGCGGCGGGATCCGCCCGTCTTCACCTCCAACCATGCCCCCCTTTTTTCGTTGGCCCGGGAACAGGCAGATTGA